cctgctgccattcctgagcaagctctgcactggtggcactccgatcccgcagctgaatcctctttaggagacgatcctggcgcttgctggactttcttggacgccctgaagccttctcaacaagaattgaacctctttccttgaagttcttgatgatcctataaattgttgatttaggtgcaatcttagtagccacaatatccttgcctgtgaagccatttttatgcaacgcaatgatggctgcacacgtttctttgcaggtcaccatggttaacaatggaagaacaatgatttcaagcatcaccctccttttaacatgtcaagtctgccattctaacccaatcagcctgacataatgatctctagccttgtgctcgtcaacattctcacctgagttaacaagacgattttTTCGTGGAAAAGAAGGActgtgcaattcatctgatcactcttcataacattctagagtatatgcaaattgctattataaaaacttaagcagcaacttttccaatttccaatgtttatgtaattctcaaaacatttggccacgactgtacatttatgagtgaggaaaaaaaagaggCTGTTATTACAACATAGTTCACTGCTCCTGAATCATATTATGCAAATTTTACTTGCCGTCTGATTTTAATGCAACTGTAGTTTTAATGTTCAATATTTATGCTTCTCTTGCAGGACCCTTGAGTTTCTTATGAGGCATCTTTCACACTTAGCAACCTTTAGCTATGTAACAAACATGCATACGAAGAATTTGGCCATCGTTTGGGCCCCCAACTTACTGAGGTAAGATCTCTGCATGATGCAGCTGTAATGTATgtgaaaacagaaatataaatatgaatataaaacaAAATCTTTGATTTTTATTCTTAACCAAAAAGGTCAAAGCAAATAGAATCAGCTTGCTTCAGCGGCACAGCAGCCTTCATGGAGGTGCGAATACAGTCGGTTGTGGTGGAGTTTATTCTCAACCATGTGGATGTTCTCTTCAGCCCTAAACTGAGCTCGCTCATACGAGAGGGTACAGGTATGCTATATGGACAGATTCTAACAgatttttacatttgtgacccgggaccacaaaaccagtctaaagtagcaggggtatatttgtagcaatagccaaaaatacattttatgggtcagaattatctatttttcttttatgccaaaaatcattaggatattaagtaaagatcatgttccatgaagatattttgtaaacgtccaaccgtgaatatatcaaaacttgttttttgattattaatttttattgctAGAACTTATTTTGGATAACTTTtcagacgattttctcaatatttagattttttgcaccatacatcaatggaaagcttatttattcagctttcagataatgtaaaaatctaaattaaaaaatgacccttatgactggttttgtggtccatggtcacattttttTGTATTGCTATATATTCATCACACGTTTTTTGTCTACATAGGACACAACTCTTTGTCTCGGCCTAAATCTTTGCTGGTACCCTCTCCGTCCACAAAGCTGCTAACACTAGAAGAGGCACAGGCACGTACTCAGGCCCAGATCAATTCTCCCATCACTGCAGACAGCAAGTACATAGAGGTGGGAGAGGGACCTGCAGCCTTACAGGGAAAATTCCACACGGTTATTGAATTCCCCACTGAGAGGTATAAAGCGAGATTAAAAGTGTTGTAATTTTTTATGCCATCATAAAGAGACCAATTATGTGCCTGTTATTCTCAAAGAgacacattttgtacattttatcatttttttctaGGAAAAGACAGCCCATAAAGTCTAAAAAGTCTCCAGTTGGCAGTTGGCGGTCGTTTTTCAACTTGGGCAAGTCGTCTTCGATGTCTAAACGAAAACTACACCGCAATCCCAGTGAGCCAAACGAACTCAAGGCCATGGCATTGGCTGGTTAGTGTTGTGCCGTTTTGTCATCTTTAAATGTCAGATAGtcattatcacaaaataaaccCAGTGGTTAATCAGGCCTTGTATCATGTTGTTTATTTATCAAGAGGTTTATTTTGGAGGAATGACCAACTGATTGTATATTATCTTGCTAATTACACAGCCTTTAATAAATGGatgtgaaatgtgaccctggaccacaaaaccagtcttaagtagcacacaagtatatttgtaacaataactaaaaatgcattgcatgggtcaaaatgatcagtttttcttttatgccaaaaatcattaggatattaagtatagacattttgtaaattaagtaagatattttgtaaatttgctgtaaatgtattaaaactgaattttgattagtaatatgcattgctaactagagttgtgccgatagacgatagtatcgtgtatcgacgatagtcagagatatcgcctgttgctgatgcctttgacgatagtaagacaattattattattatgcgccAAAAAGGCACCttactttagcgatgcagcgcggagagtcggttctaggatacTTCAGAAACttccgcggtataaacacaagcatagagtagaTAGTGCCGCAGAtatgtgcagtgaaaatgggtaagagatttattcatcagtgtacatagattaagtgtagacttaagtgtagacagtcattaggataacagaaatagtaaaatgtggtttaggctgaaataaatacgatatatcagaatccgtctgtatatagtaaacataaacattcacctcagtaacatctgtatgcgttaactagaattacgatgcgataaaatggcgctaaacatacgcacatgaattacacgcacattgcttctcctcattctatatgaactgaaatacaacatgaactgatgacaaagataagacatacagcggtaacattatcgcaatatgacggataaagaaagatacattcatttacattcacgcacgcacatttaccgctccctgaagatagcagagaatgaaaccgaaaaaagaatttattacatattgacatattcacatattattaaataaattggcaccatagtatcgtgtatcggcgatctcacaggctgacgacaggatgatatgaaaattgagcatatcgcccaacactattgctaacttcatttggacaactttaaaggtgattttctcaatatttagacttttttgcaccctcagattccaaattttcagtttcagatagttgtatcttggccaaatattgccctatcccaacaaaccctacatcaatgtaaagcttatcagctttcagatgatgtatacatccaaattttcaaaaatggaccccttattactggttttgtggtccagggtcacaaatatttatttaagtttaaagggatagttcaaacaaaaaattaaattctgtcattaattattcaacctcatgttgttccaacttGTAAGACCTTAGTTCTTctttaaacacaaattaagatatttttgatgaaattcaagagctttctgatccctGCATAAACGGCAACGcgactaccacattcaagacccagaaaggtagtattctcatagcttcataaaattacagttaaaccactgatgtcacatggactattttaatgatgtccttgctacctttctgggctttgaatgtgtcaattgcgctgctgtctatgcagggtcagaaagttctcaaatttcatcaaaaatatctttatttgtgttccaaagatgaacgaaggtcttatgggtttggaacgacatgagggtgagtaattatgacagaattttaattcttgggtgaactatgcctttaaatgaGCAGATGGACATCAGAGCATTTATGAGAGACAACAACATTTGACCAcagattgaccaatcagaattgttTGTATAAACTTTCTTTGTTCTCCCTGCTTAGGAGGTAGAGGAGACACCAATACTCTTCGGTCTGCCAAAAGTGAGGAGTCTCTCACCTCTTTACATAATGTTGAAGGTACTAGAGATTCCTAAAGCTTTAAAAAAGCTGAGCCTCAAGTTGTAGACAAACCACTGAAAAATTCTAACTTTTCTGCTTTTCCTTTAACACAGGAGAGTCTAAGGTGTACAGGCCACGCAGACCTCGCTCCAGCAGCGATGCTCTCTCTGCTTCCTTCAACGGTGACCTGCTGGATAGCAGACAACACTGTAACTCATATGACAACCTGGGCCAAGGGGACAGTGATGGGGATGATGGGCCAATCTGTGTGCCTGCTCTCATCTCCCCGCCACGTTCCGCTGATGATGTGGACCTGAGCCCCCCTGACATTGGCATGGCCTCTTTAGACTTTGACCCCATGTCTTTCCAGTGTAGCCTTCCTCTGGCAGAGACTTCCATTTTCTCACTTGACGCAGATGAAAGCCGTCTGAAGAGGAGCCCGGGCAGTGCCTGTGGCTCTGAGCCAGTCTCGCCAGTCAGAGCTAAAGTTACGAGTCATTCTCTGTCTCCAGGCCACAGTCCAGCCTTAAAGGATAAAAATAAACTGCCCCCTGCATCTTTCTCAGAGAAAACTCCAGTTCAATCCCTGGAGAGCAGTGAGAAGTCAGCTGCTGTGACTCCTTTAAGCGTCTCTGAATCGGCTGCCTCCATGATAAGGAAAGCACCAGAGAGCACTGTGCTTCAGCCCTCTTCCCCTCCATCTCCACTCGACTCTCCTGCAAAATTGTGCTCGTTGTCAAGAATCACCGATCTGCCCCTGAGTGAAGCCATTCAACAAGAGCTTCTTTCTAAAGCTGCTACATTTGAGAGTAAAGAGAGTAAAGACATATCAAGCATTGAATGTTCACAGCCACCACAGGTCACCTGCTCTCAAGAGCAGCCAGGTAAGCCGAACTGAAACACGAGGATATGATAGCTTAAATTCATAATGATGATTAAGTTTTTCAAAAAATACTTGAAACAAACATAAATACAGAGAGTACAAACACTGTAAACACTGTCATTAACCCTGATTTCACTTTTATGAACCTCCATGGTATGCTGGTTTTCATAAGAtaattatttgatttttcaggCTTAGTTCAGCAGGCTTTTACCAGTAGTGCTTTGCACAATCACCCTCAATGTAGAGAAATCTGTCCGCAATCTGTAGAAATATAACATTTCCCTTTCTTACCTACACGTGAATATTAGCCTGCCTTCTCCTTGTTTGAGTTCCCTCTGTTTTGTCCATCCGTAGGAGCCGTAGCTCTGGACTCACCAAAGGGCAATGTCCCTGTCAGCTCTGTGTCCCTCATACCTCCCCCTCCCCCACCAAAGAACGCTGCACGCATGCTTGCACTAGCTCTAGCTGAATCTGCCCAGCAGGCCACTATTCTCTCTCAGAGGCAGTCCTCTGGACCCCCTACACCAGTGTCCCCCATTAAGCCACAAGAGTTTCTGGAGACCATGGACTGGCCTCCTCCTTCTCCCTTGCCATCACAGCCATCCCTGGAGGAAGCTGCAGTTGAAGCATCAAAGAGATCCGCTCCTACGTCTTCACCACCCTCCACCCCAACTGAAAAGTTAACTCGCTCCATCAGTCTGCACCTCAGCTCAGCTGAAAGTGGGAAACCATCCAGCATTTCTTGCACTAGCCAGGATGTTGTTTCACCAGAGACCCCAAGCCAGAGTGCTATGCCTTCTAGTCAACCTTCTCAAGTTTCCCAAACACAAAAAAGCCCAGAAAGACAGCAGCCGGCAGTGGGCCAGACACCTGTGAGCACAGACAAAACCactactacagttaccacaccagCTATCAGCAGCAAGGATACAGTCATTCAGAAACCCATCTCTGAGGTAAGCAGATGCATTAGTACTTAAGTACCAAGGCTGAACGTTAAATAATGGAATAAATATTCATGAGCCAGATCTTCACTGTTGtaaattcaaaattaaaaaagCATGTTAAGCATTAGTGCTGTTTTCCTGCTAGTGTGGAAGTATGTTAAATCAAAAGCTGCCTGATGAATTACTTTAGAATTCATGTTTTTGCATGTAGTGTGATGATTTCAGTTTTGTCATATTGCAACAAAATTAGTAGCCAAAATAATTCAATCATAATTTGGTATTGATGTCaataaatgccaagttctgtcatgaaactctagatggtgcaggctgatgggtcgttaacgcaaactgatgatattcacagtggtaaactacttggcacaagctgattggttcatgttgcacttgcagccaatgagcttgctgccttacataaatggctggttagcattcactagagcatttcaAAGCACGCATTCACACAGCACGTCTCTTTGAAAccttccacctccccagctccacctgtgtagATCTGCTACTGGTTATTTTATATGCTACTTGTGCAGCaccagtatgtcttaaatactcacagcactatATTGGCATTATGTAATGGCAGTAGTAAGTCcatgtacttgctttgcagcagtaGCAATAATCTACATCAACAGCAATGTGTTACAACAGGGTTGCCCAAACTCTGTCCTGGAGGGCCGATGTCTTGCAGAGTTAtctaacttgcctcaacacatctGCCGGGAAGTTTCTATTATGCCTAGTaaaagcttgattagctggttcaggtgtgtttaattggggttggagatAAACTGCAGAACACGGGCCCTTCAGGACTGAGTTTGGGAACCCCTGagctacaacaacagcaatacaCTACAGCAGCAGAATAGCAGATCAATTCGAGATTGTTCTCACTGCAGAACACAAGATCCACTGGGTGAGGTTGGATCCAGATCCAGTTCCTCCCACCGTACCCTAaaccaggggttcccaaccttgttcctggagatctaccttcctgcagtgCCCAAacctgatcaaacacaactgaaccaactaattgAAGGAGCACTTTATAATTACAGACAGGGATAGGTGTGTTTGGGGAACTGTCTTCACCCCTgatccctaaacctacccatctccacCCCCTGGATGTGGATGTACCTTGCCCCCTGGATTTTGTGTACTGCAGTGAGGGGCTACTGTTTCGCAAGACCTTTAACATTGTCAtttccattaccatgctaaaatctttagagttgtcatgatagaactgAAATTACAGCACATGTAAATACAATAAGCAAAATATGTAATAACCCTAACAGTGTTTGTTTGGCCTTAATCCATAGATCCATATGACTGAAATGGTTATGCCACCAAAACCCACAAAGACGCCAGAACAACCAGTCGCAATTCTCCAGCCTCAGCCACAATTACAGACTCAACCTCATGCACCGATTCGCTCTCAACCTCAAGTTCAGCCTCATTCACAGTCACAAGCACAGCCACAGTTTCTGCCCAAATCGCAGCCCAATGCTAGAGTTGCACCAACCCCTGCAGCACCTCTTGAGCCAGTGGAAAAACCATGGGAAGCCATAAAGCCTGTCCATCCAAAAGTAGAAAGTGCTCCTCAACACCATACTCAGGGAGTGGCACCGCCAACACCCCCAGTTCGTTCTATTGAAAGTAAACTAGCAATGGCCGCTCTCTGCAACACTGAGGCTACAAACCCCGCCAACTTTCATGCCATGTTAGAAACATCCATGAGAGGCACAGTGGAGGAGACTCCTCCACAGTCTCATCAACCTCATCGCAGGGCTTCCACTCATCAGTCAGGTTACATTTACCACTCTAAAGGCGACGCAACCCTACTGGAGCCTACCGCAGAGGCGTATTACCATCAGAGGGTAACACCTTCAGGACAGGCTACGATGGCATACCATTACAGACCAGAGAGTGTTCCACCACACGTTTCTTATGTGTCGAAATCAGAGCCGCAGATTTCCTATAGATCCCACGGTGATGGACGATACAATACGATTGGACCAAGGTCCTATCACCAGTCCATTAAATCTCGTGGCCAACTTAGAAGTGAATACATTTCTCCAAGCTCACTTCACCACTCCCATGGCTACACCCAAGTAGATGGACCCACCATGTACCCAACAATTCGCAGGGTCCACTCCCTACACGTTCCCCCCACCACTATCCGCTCAATGCCAGTCACCAGAACCGAGGTTCCACCAGATGATGAGTTGTTTTACTACCAACGCCCAGTCTACCACTGCAAGTCTCACCAAGCGGCTTCTCAAGCCGACTACCACGTCACACAACTTCAGCCTTATTTTGAGAATGGAAGAGTTCAGTATCGCTACAGCCCCTACTCTGGCTCTCACGTTCTGGATGCTCCTTTCTATGATGTGGACCATTACGGTACAATCCGCTTAAGGCACGTCCATTCCTTCAGCGGTCGGGACAGCGCCCCTCTTCTTCGAACTGGAGCCAAATCTGGAGGCTACCACTACCTTTCACGGCATATCATTCCTGTGAAGGAGCACAGCTTCGTAAGCAGAGACATGCCACCTTACAGTGGTTCAAAAGGGGGTGTTTACTTTGCGTGGGATCCAGAGGAAGCAGAACGGCTTCGGATACACTCCATCCGCAGGGAAAGCCGAGCGAGGCAAAAGGTGAAGGGTTCTGTAATGTCTCAGTACGACAACATAGGACCCTACATGCCAGTGGATATAGACATGTTACACTTGCGCAGCAAATCAGATCCTGGCAAAGCTATATTGATGGCTGCCGAGAGCAAGGAGGCCAGATATAATATCGTTCCTGGATCTCAGCATGCTCCCAGGCACTTGATCGCCGATCCAGATGTCCTGATGTATATGGAAACGGAGAAGCACTGCCAGGGAAATGGCATGGGGGATAAGACCACCAAACAAAGCGGCAGCTCCAGGACCTGTCCGTCCGTCCATTTGCATCAATCGCAACTTCCACCACGAAGCCTGCAGCACTTACCAGAGGGCCATCTTGACCTGAAGTTTGAACCTGGGGAAAAGCAACTGAGCGGTAAACATTGGCAGGAACACTCGGAGAGCAGAAGCGCCCAACCTCGTTACGAAAGGTCCGATTTGGATCGCCACATATGCAGGGTTAAAGCCACGAGCAGCGCCAGTGAAGATGAACAAGCGGTTGCAGTGAAGCCAGCTCCTCCACCCAAGCCGGAGAGATCCCACAGTGTT
The genomic region above belongs to Garra rufa chromosome 19, GarRuf1.0, whole genome shotgun sequence and contains:
- the arhgap32b gene encoding rho GTPase-activating protein 32, encoding MEAGSGAAAVVGSAALGLLGATGSHDISDRGLRPGRHPEEDDIVPELARSIHPRERPDWEETISAMARSAEIPELSSEPLMRCTASMKVKNVKKLSFTKGHFPKLAECAHFHYENVDFGTIQLTLADEQTEVTRNGLESKEPVYLVQIYCQGRSWIVRRSYEDFRVLDKHLHLCIYDRRFSQLPELPRFDSLRERAEAVSQMLMAYLSRLSAIADNKINCGPALTWMEVDNKGNHLLVHEESSINVPAIAAAHVIKRYIAQAADELSFEVGDIVSVIDMPPKEDTTWWRGKHGFQVGFFPSECVELINDKVPQSVTNSVPKPGTTKHTLTHTSNPAGRAHQSLCSQRLIKIHDVIQQLPPPHYRTLEFLMRHLSHLATFSYVTNMHTKNLAIVWAPNLLRSKQIESACFSGTAAFMEVRIQSVVVEFILNHVDVLFSPKLSSLIREGTGHNSLSRPKSLLVPSPSTKLLTLEEAQARTQAQINSPITADSKYIEVGEGPAALQGKFHTVIEFPTERKRQPIKSKKSPVGSWRSFFNLGKSSSMSKRKLHRNPSEPNELKAMALAGGRGDTNTLRSAKSEESLTSLHNVEGESKVYRPRRPRSSSDALSASFNGDLLDSRQHCNSYDNLGQGDSDGDDGPICVPALISPPRSADDVDLSPPDIGMASLDFDPMSFQCSLPLAETSIFSLDADESRLKRSPGSACGSEPVSPVRAKVTSHSLSPGHSPALKDKNKLPPASFSEKTPVQSLESSEKSAAVTPLSVSESAASMIRKAPESTVLQPSSPPSPLDSPAKLCSLSRITDLPLSEAIQQELLSKAATFESKESKDISSIECSQPPQVTCSQEQPGAVALDSPKGNVPVSSVSLIPPPPPPKNAARMLALALAESAQQATILSQRQSSGPPTPVSPIKPQEFLETMDWPPPSPLPSQPSLEEAAVEASKRSAPTSSPPSTPTEKLTRSISLHLSSAESGKPSSISCTSQDVVSPETPSQSAMPSSQPSQVSQTQKSPERQQPAVGQTPVSTDKTTTTVTTPAISSKDTVIQKPISEIHMTEMVMPPKPTKTPEQPVAILQPQPQLQTQPHAPIRSQPQVQPHSQSQAQPQFLPKSQPNARVAPTPAAPLEPVEKPWEAIKPVHPKVESAPQHHTQGVAPPTPPVRSIESKLAMAALCNTEATNPANFHAMLETSMRGTVEETPPQSHQPHRRASTHQSGYIYHSKGDATLLEPTAEAYYHQRVTPSGQATMAYHYRPESVPPHVSYVSKSEPQISYRSHGDGRYNTIGPRSYHQSIKSRGQLRSEYISPSSLHHSHGYTQVDGPTMYPTIRRVHSLHVPPTTIRSMPVTRTEVPPDDELFYYQRPVYHCKSHQAASQADYHVTQLQPYFENGRVQYRYSPYSGSHVLDAPFYDVDHYGTIRLRHVHSFSGRDSAPLLRTGAKSGGYHYLSRHIIPVKEHSFVSRDMPPYSGSKGGVYFAWDPEEAERLRIHSIRRESRARQKVKGSVMSQYDNIGPYMPVDIDMLHLRSKSDPGKAILMAAESKEARYNIVPGSQHAPRHLIADPDVLMYMETEKHCQGNGMGDKTTKQSGSSRTCPSVHLHQSQLPPRSLQHLPEGHLDLKFEPGEKQLSGKHWQEHSESRSAQPRYERSDLDRHICRVKATSSASEDEQAVAVKPAPPPKPERSHSVRERQHYNQSSLPTHLPDSSDHSGSYPHQSQGQGQRQSAVTLQSHYDNLDDYHPVPQSQTSLSNRGGFSPGFSTPHSNRAYSTALGQGAFIQAELSLQRPETEINAE